A part of Larkinella insperata genomic DNA contains:
- a CDS encoding glycoside hydrolase family 25 protein, translating to MSQIVLYLYRKRKYLRWPFLAFCLLVVGLWWYRSLEKVNELQWQYVNGYGIRMPLKYTIHGIDVSHHNSRINWKRVCQAQANGVSLQFVFVKATEGATLVDRRFKHNWKEARKAGLMRGAYHFYHPKRDPAKQARNFINTVTLKPGDFAPVLDLERNDKGRVPADKLIADIRVWLRLVEDHYGMRPIIYVNRHFYLLYIAGNFDDYPLWLADYSSDTPRQFKADRLYIWQHNEKGSVDGIRGKVDFNVFVCEPERLKEICL from the coding sequence ATGAGCCAGATTGTTCTGTATTTATATCGGAAAAGAAAGTACCTCCGCTGGCCCTTTTTGGCGTTCTGTCTTCTGGTGGTCGGTCTCTGGTGGTACCGTTCCCTCGAAAAGGTCAATGAATTACAGTGGCAATATGTAAACGGCTACGGGATTCGGATGCCGCTGAAGTACACCATTCACGGCATTGACGTTTCACACCACAACAGCCGGATCAACTGGAAACGCGTCTGTCAGGCCCAGGCCAACGGCGTAAGCCTGCAATTTGTTTTTGTAAAGGCCACCGAAGGCGCCACGCTGGTTGACCGCCGGTTTAAACACAACTGGAAGGAAGCCCGGAAGGCCGGTTTGATGCGCGGTGCCTACCATTTTTACCATCCCAAGCGCGATCCCGCCAAACAAGCCCGGAATTTCATCAACACCGTCACGCTCAAACCCGGTGACTTCGCCCCCGTGCTGGACCTCGAACGCAACGACAAAGGCCGGGTGCCCGCCGATAAGTTGATTGCCGATATTCGCGTCTGGCTGCGCCTGGTGGAAGATCATTACGGGATGCGGCCCATTATTTATGTCAACCGGCATTTCTATTTGCTCTACATTGCCGGTAACTTTGACGATTACCCGCTCTGGCTTGCCGATTATTCCAGCGATACACCCCGCCAGTTTAAGGCGGACCGCTTGTATATTTGGCAGCATAACGAAAAAGGCTCTGTAGACGGAATCCGCGGAAAAGTCGACTTTAACGTATTCGTTTGCGAACCCGAACGATTGAAAGAAATTTGTCTTTGA
- a CDS encoding response regulator transcription factor, with protein sequence MLVDDHSIVRNGIRSLLEQNEEFEIIDEAGDGEEALEKLKTQQPDVVLMDISLPGMSGIQTTQIISRLYKNIKTLMLSMHNNEDYILRSVEAGAFGYILKDSSSDEMMKALRTIASGEKYFSSPVATIILNGYMHQLKKTERTSKVRRSKLSKKEKEILQFLVDGMSSREIAEKLQLSVRTVDNHRANMMRRLQVKNAAELVKMAVEEKLI encoded by the coding sequence ATGCTGGTTGATGACCATTCCATCGTCAGAAACGGAATTCGCTCCCTCCTCGAGCAAAATGAAGAATTTGAGATTATCGACGAAGCCGGTGACGGTGAAGAGGCCCTTGAAAAACTGAAGACGCAGCAACCGGACGTGGTGTTGATGGACATTTCGCTGCCCGGCATGTCGGGAATTCAGACGACCCAGATCATCTCACGGCTGTACAAGAACATCAAAACGCTGATGCTTTCGATGCACAACAACGAAGATTACATTCTTCGTTCGGTGGAAGCCGGTGCCTTCGGTTACATTCTGAAAGACTCCTCGAGCGACGAAATGATGAAAGCGCTCCGAACCATTGCCAGTGGCGAAAAATACTTTAGCTCGCCCGTAGCCACGATTATTCTCAACGGCTACATGCACCAGTTGAAGAAAACGGAACGCACCAGCAAAGTCCGGCGCTCGAAGCTTTCGAAGAAGGAAAAAGAGATTCTGCAGTTCCTTGTAGATGGCATGAGCAGCCGCGAAATTGCCGAAAAACTGCAGCTTTCGGTTCGCACCGTCGACAACCACCGCGCCAACATGATGCGCCGTCTTCAGGTGAAAAATGCCGCCGAGTTGGTTAAAATGGCCGTTGAAGAAAAATTGATCTGA
- a CDS encoding peroxiredoxin — protein MALRLGDIAPDFTAETTEGTINFHEWLGNSWGMIFSHPADFTPVCTTELGRTAQLKDEFEKRGVKVIAVSVDPLDSHREWVKDINETQNTTVDFPLIADHDRKVAELYDMIHPNASEKATVRSVFIIGPDKKIKLTLTYPASTGRNFFEILRVIDSLQLTANYQVATPADWQEGQDVIVVPAVSTEDAVKKFPKGVNIVKPYLRTTPQPNK, from the coding sequence ATGGCACTCCGATTAGGTGACATTGCTCCGGATTTCACCGCTGAAACCACCGAGGGCACCATCAATTTCCACGAATGGCTGGGCAATTCCTGGGGAATGATCTTTTCCCACCCCGCCGATTTTACCCCCGTATGCACGACCGAGCTGGGTCGAACGGCTCAATTAAAAGATGAGTTCGAAAAGCGCGGGGTTAAGGTCATAGCGGTCAGCGTTGATCCGCTCGATTCCCACCGGGAGTGGGTGAAAGACATCAACGAGACCCAGAACACCACGGTCGATTTTCCGCTGATTGCCGACCACGACCGTAAAGTGGCCGAACTCTACGACATGATTCACCCCAATGCGTCGGAAAAAGCGACCGTTCGCTCGGTGTTCATCATTGGTCCCGATAAAAAAATCAAACTGACGCTGACATACCCGGCTTCGACGGGCCGCAACTTCTTCGAAATCCTGCGGGTCATCGATTCGCTGCAACTGACGGCCAATTACCAGGTGGCTACCCCCGCCGACTGGCAGGAAGGCCAGGATGTGATTGTCGTACCGGCCGTCAGCACCGAGGACGCCGTGAAGAAATTCCCAAAAGGCGTCAACATCGTAAAGCCGTATCTGCGGACCACTCCGCAACCCAATAAATAA
- a CDS encoding sensor histidine kinase — protein MTQLQTRREAERVMIIGMASAQRHHSQRIVNKILQLSRPSEHARFQSNLTEIKTLFSEFETNHLHIEQGTVPGYPIMVQNSDSVKIRFQFLKPYYFGFRESVQRVIQEAEQVNSPEEFTSKVDLTALLANETPFLENMDAVVQQYTRETLANVDTTRLIEFTIYLFTLLALVFAGWYILRPAINKFEAVIVQLVEAETRTATTNRKLLSLNRALKETRQQLFDATRQQYQQQMDEQKLRTSYLVAGQEEERKRLSRELHDGIGQMLTAIKLQVESFERSLNGKEKEIKSFVVLKDLIAQTIQETRNVSNNLMPTVLSDFGLIPAVKMLADSHDKNSKTDITFHTNLSNVRLDKSVEIGVYRIAQEAVSNALRHAEPTQITIDLFEKDNYLHLIVNDDGKGFRIHRSRKEDTKRPSQGIHNMHERAALINGKFKISSAPDKGTKVQVSIPFKLVQQEYEYTKVNAG, from the coding sequence GTGACTCAGCTTCAAACCCGACGCGAAGCCGAACGGGTTATGATCATCGGAATGGCTTCGGCCCAGCGCCACCACAGCCAGCGCATTGTCAATAAGATCCTGCAACTCAGTCGTCCCAGCGAACACGCTCGTTTTCAAAGCAATCTGACCGAAATCAAGACGCTGTTTTCGGAGTTTGAAACCAACCACCTGCACATCGAACAGGGAACGGTGCCGGGCTACCCAATTATGGTGCAGAACAGCGACAGCGTCAAAATTCGCTTCCAGTTTCTGAAACCGTATTATTTCGGGTTCCGGGAGTCGGTGCAGCGCGTGATTCAGGAAGCCGAACAGGTCAATAGTCCCGAGGAGTTTACGTCCAAAGTCGACCTGACCGCCTTGCTGGCCAACGAAACACCGTTTCTGGAAAATATGGACGCGGTGGTGCAGCAATACACCCGCGAAACGCTCGCTAATGTAGACACCACCCGCCTGATCGAGTTTACCATTTACCTCTTCACGCTGCTGGCACTGGTGTTTGCCGGTTGGTATATTTTGCGGCCCGCAATCAATAAATTTGAAGCGGTTATCGTTCAACTAGTTGAAGCAGAGACCCGGACGGCTACCACCAACCGGAAACTGCTCTCGCTGAACCGGGCCCTGAAAGAAACCCGTCAGCAACTCTTCGATGCCACTCGCCAGCAATACCAGCAGCAGATGGACGAACAAAAACTTCGGACCTCGTATCTGGTTGCTGGTCAGGAAGAAGAACGAAAGCGGCTTTCCCGCGAACTGCACGACGGTATTGGTCAAATGCTGACAGCTATTAAATTGCAGGTCGAAAGCTTTGAGCGCAGCCTGAACGGCAAGGAAAAAGAGATTAAAAGTTTTGTCGTACTGAAAGACCTGATCGCCCAGACCATTCAGGAAACCCGCAACGTATCAAACAACCTGATGCCAACGGTTTTGAGTGATTTTGGGCTGATCCCGGCGGTAAAAATGCTGGCCGATTCGCACGATAAAAACAGCAAGACAGACATTACTTTTCACACAAATTTGTCCAATGTTCGTCTGGACAAAAGCGTAGAGATTGGCGTTTACCGCATTGCGCAGGAAGCCGTGAGCAACGCGCTCCGTCACGCTGAGCCCACTCAGATAACCATTGATTTATTCGAAAAAGATAATTACTTGCATTTGATTGTCAACGACGATGGCAAAGGGTTCCGGATTCACCGCAGCCGGAAAGAAGACACCAAACGACCGTCGCAGGGCATTCACAACATGCACGAACGAGCCGCCCTGATCAACGGCAAATTCAAGATTTCCTCTGCGCCCGACAAGGGCACTAAAGTCCAGGTAAGTATACCTTTTAAACTTGTACAGCAAGAATATGAGTACACTAAAGTTAATGCTGGTTGA
- the pgi gene encoding glucose-6-phosphate isomerase, with the protein MLPTQSFLQLPAYQQLQNHYQQIKDRHLRDLFAENPKRFDHFSLRFEDILVDFSKNRIDNETLTLLRRLASEAGLSEAIEKMFSGDRINATENRSVLHVALRNRSNSPIEVDGKDVMPEVNVVLDKMKSFADRLTSGEWKGYTGKPITQLVNIGIGGSDLGPVMVTTALKPYAVQKDGKPQFGVHFVSNVDGVHIYETLQDLDPETTLFMIASKTFTTQETMANAHSARDWFLKHAQDESAVAKHFVAISTNKSEVEKFGIDPENMFVFWDWVGGRYSLWSAIGLSIACYIGFENFAELLEGGHAMDQHFKNTPLEENIPATLALVGIWYNNFFGAESHAILPYDQYMSRFAAYFQQGDMESNGKSVDRNGQPAAYQTGPVIWGEPGTNGQHAFYQLIHQGTKLIPCDFIAPAISHRPLGEHHNMLLSNFFAQTEALMNGKSGEEVVSELEKSGKTREEVELLMPFKVFSGNRPTNSILVKQITPRTLGSLIALYEHKIFTQGVIWNIFSFDQWGVELGKQLANRILPELTDNQPVSSHDSSTNGLINYFKELRRS; encoded by the coding sequence ATGTTACCTACCCAATCTTTCCTCCAACTTCCTGCTTATCAGCAGTTGCAGAACCACTATCAGCAAATTAAAGACCGTCACCTGCGGGATTTGTTTGCCGAAAATCCAAAACGGTTTGACCATTTCTCACTGCGGTTTGAAGACATTCTGGTCGATTTCTCCAAAAACCGGATCGACAACGAAACCCTGACCCTGCTGCGCCGACTGGCCAGTGAAGCGGGCCTTTCCGAAGCCATTGAAAAAATGTTTTCCGGCGACCGCATCAACGCAACCGAAAACCGTTCCGTTCTGCACGTAGCCCTGCGAAACCGCTCCAACTCCCCCATCGAGGTAGACGGCAAGGATGTTATGCCGGAGGTAAACGTCGTGCTCGACAAAATGAAAAGCTTCGCCGACCGCCTTACTTCGGGCGAATGGAAAGGCTATACCGGGAAACCGATCACGCAGTTGGTCAACATTGGCATTGGCGGTTCGGATCTGGGTCCGGTTATGGTCACGACGGCGCTGAAGCCGTATGCCGTTCAGAAGGATGGGAAGCCGCAATTTGGAGTCCATTTTGTTTCGAACGTCGATGGTGTGCACATCTACGAAACACTCCAGGACCTCGATCCGGAAACGACGCTGTTCATGATCGCGTCGAAAACTTTCACGACGCAGGAAACCATGGCCAACGCCCACTCGGCCCGCGACTGGTTTCTCAAGCACGCCCAGGACGAATCGGCGGTGGCAAAACATTTTGTTGCCATTTCCACCAATAAGTCGGAGGTTGAAAAATTTGGCATCGACCCCGAAAACATGTTTGTCTTCTGGGATTGGGTCGGCGGACGGTATTCGCTCTGGTCGGCCATCGGTCTGTCGATAGCCTGTTACATCGGATTCGAAAATTTTGCGGAATTGCTGGAAGGTGGTCACGCGATGGATCAGCACTTCAAAAACACGCCCCTGGAGGAAAATATTCCGGCGACACTGGCCCTGGTCGGCATCTGGTACAATAATTTTTTCGGGGCCGAATCGCACGCGATTTTACCGTACGATCAATACATGAGCCGGTTTGCCGCTTATTTCCAGCAGGGCGATATGGAGAGCAACGGAAAGTCTGTCGACCGGAACGGCCAGCCAGCGGCTTACCAGACCGGCCCGGTAATCTGGGGCGAACCCGGCACGAACGGCCAGCACGCTTTTTACCAGCTCATTCACCAGGGCACCAAGCTGATTCCCTGCGACTTCATCGCACCGGCCATTAGCCACCGGCCGCTGGGAGAACACCATAACATGCTGCTTTCCAACTTCTTTGCCCAAACCGAAGCCCTGATGAACGGCAAATCCGGCGAAGAAGTCGTAAGCGAGTTGGAGAAGTCGGGAAAAACCAGGGAAGAAGTCGAACTGCTGATGCCGTTTAAGGTCTTCTCGGGAAATCGCCCCACGAACTCGATTCTCGTCAAGCAGATCACCCCCCGGACGCTCGGCAGTTTGATTGCGCTGTACGAACACAAGATTTTCACCCAGGGCGTTATCTGGAATATCTTTAGTTTTGACCAGTGGGGCGTTGAATTAGGTAAGCAACTGGCGAACCGCATCCTGCCAGAACTGACCGACAACCAACCGGTCTCTTCACACGACAGCTCAACGAATGGATTGATTAATTATTTTAAAGAATTACGTCGGTCGTAA